In the genome of Falsirhodobacter halotolerans, one region contains:
- a CDS encoding peptidoglycan D,D-transpeptidase FtsI family protein produces the protein MIRVPLRPLARILQARQRGENPDTIERENLRLRHESQRDKARTRAEGRLLFMGLAFFMVFTVIGVRMGSLASTEPTEPRLALPGSEISANRADITDREGRVLATNLSTYALYAHPQDMIDPARVARQLAELFPDMNEADLRARFTDGRKFMWIRRKLSPEQMQAVHDIGDPGLLFGARQMRLYPNGHLASHILGGSTFGAEGVSSAEVIGTAGIERALDDRLRDPAHTEPLQLSIDVTVQQAMTSVLDAGMRMMNAKGAAGILMNVHTGEIVSLVSLPDFDPNDRPAPVLTGDPGDSPLFNRAVQGVYELGSTFKIFTAANAIELGLVSKDTIIDGNAPLIWGKHRIREFQNKNYGIQTVSEVIQHSSNVGTARIALEVGAERQKTFMRRLGLFDPSPIELVEAPGARPIVPVRWPEIVTITTSYGHGIAASPMNLATAYAAIANGGIRVTPTLLRRDGPAVGERVMSESTARDSLQMLREVVTLGTASYARIPGYAVGGKTGTADKPNPRGGYYNDRVVNTFASIFPTDAPQYVLIVTLDEPSDNTLSQPRRSAGWTAVPVAAEVIRRVAPLMGLRPVAPEGERRDQDDTRGDQMASVGE, from the coding sequence ATGATCCGAGTGCCCCTCCGCCCCTTGGCCCGTATTCTTCAGGCCCGCCAGCGCGGCGAAAACCCCGACACGATCGAACGGGAGAACCTGCGCCTGCGGCACGAATCGCAGCGCGACAAGGCCCGCACGCGCGCCGAAGGGCGGCTTTTGTTCATGGGCCTTGCGTTCTTTATGGTGTTCACCGTGATCGGGGTGCGGATGGGCAGCCTTGCCTCCACCGAACCGACCGAGCCGCGCCTGGCCCTTCCGGGGTCCGAGATTTCGGCCAATCGCGCCGACATCACCGACCGCGAGGGGCGGGTGCTGGCGACGAACCTGTCGACCTATGCCCTCTATGCCCACCCGCAGGACATGATCGACCCGGCCCGCGTGGCGCGCCAGTTGGCCGAACTCTTTCCCGACATGAACGAGGCCGACCTGCGCGCCCGTTTCACCGACGGGCGGAAGTTCATGTGGATCCGGCGCAAGCTGTCGCCCGAACAGATGCAGGCGGTGCATGACATCGGCGATCCGGGCCTGCTGTTCGGTGCGCGCCAGATGCGGCTTTATCCCAACGGGCATCTGGCCTCGCACATCCTGGGCGGATCGACCTTCGGGGCCGAAGGCGTCTCCTCGGCCGAGGTGATCGGCACGGCGGGGATCGAACGCGCGCTGGACGACCGCCTGCGCGATCCGGCCCATACCGAACCCTTGCAACTGTCGATCGACGTGACGGTGCAGCAGGCGATGACCAGCGTGCTGGACGCCGGGATGCGGATGATGAACGCCAAGGGGGCGGCCGGCATCCTGATGAACGTCCACACGGGCGAGATCGTGTCGCTGGTCTCCTTGCCCGATTTCGATCCGAACGACCGGCCTGCCCCGGTGCTGACCGGCGATCCGGGCGACAGCCCGCTGTTCAATCGCGCGGTGCAGGGCGTGTACGAGCTGGGCTCCACCTTCAAGATATTCACCGCCGCGAACGCCATCGAACTGGGTCTGGTCAGCAAGGACACGATCATCGACGGCAACGCACCGCTGATCTGGGGCAAGCACCGCATCCGCGAATTCCAGAACAAGAACTACGGCATCCAGACCGTGTCCGAGGTGATCCAGCATTCCTCCAACGTCGGCACGGCGCGCATCGCGCTGGAGGTGGGGGCCGAGCGGCAGAAGACCTTCATGCGACGTCTGGGCCTGTTCGACCCGTCGCCCATCGAATTGGTGGAGGCGCCGGGCGCGCGGCCCATCGTGCCCGTCCGCTGGCCCGAGATCGTGACGATCACCACCAGCTATGGCCACGGGATCGCGGCCAGCCCGATGAACCTGGCCACCGCCTATGCCGCCATTGCCAACGGCGGCATCCGCGTGACGCCCACGCTTTTGCGCCGTGACGGCCCCGCCGTGGGCGAACGGGTGATGAGCGAGAGCACCGCCCGCGATTCGCTGCAGATGCTGCGCGAAGTGGTGACGCTGGGCACCGCCAGCTATGCCCGCATTCCGGGCTATGCGGTGGGCGGCAAGACCGGAACGGCGGACAAGCCGAACCCGCGCGGCGGCTATTACAACGATCGTGTGGTGAACACCTTCGCGTCCATTTTCCCCACGGACGCGCCGCAATACGTGTTGATCGTCACGCTGGACGAACCGTCCGACAATACCCTGTCCCAGCCGCGCCGGTCCGCCGGGTGGACGGCCGTGCCCGTCGCGGCGGAGGTTATCCGCCGTGTGGCCCCCCTGATGGGCCTGCGCCCGGTTGCGCCCGAAGGCGAACGGCGCGATCAAGACGACACGCGGGGCGACCAGATGGCCTCGGTCGGCGAATGA
- the ftsL gene encoding cell division protein FtsL: protein MRPLIYIASFLAVLVAAFWAYRENYATQELLKNVSGLNRQIANLRATLDIQKAEWAYQNRPERLQQLVNANFDRLQLLPFQAEQFGTPQQVTYPPEPLFGLTIDPNAAQDELIP from the coding sequence GCGGCCGCTGATCTACATCGCCTCGTTTCTGGCCGTTCTGGTCGCCGCTTTCTGGGCGTATCGCGAGAATTACGCCACGCAGGAACTTCTGAAGAACGTGTCGGGCCTGAACCGCCAGATCGCGAACCTGCGCGCCACGCTGGACATCCAGAAGGCGGAATGGGCGTATCAGAACCGCCCCGAACGGTTGCAGCAGTTGGTGAACGCGAACTTCGACCGGCTGCAGCTTCTGCCGTTTCAGGCCGAACAGTTCGGCACCCCGCAGCAAGTCACCTATCCGCCCGAACCGTTGTTCGGGCTCACCATCGACCCCAACGCCGCCCAGGACGAGTTGATCCCATGA